In the Sarcophilus harrisii chromosome 1, mSarHar1.11, whole genome shotgun sequence genome, one interval contains:
- the LOC100934493 gene encoding cytochrome c oxidase subunit 6C codes for MSAPVLAKPQLRGLLAKRLRFHIIAAFILSLGCANLYKFGVAEPRKKAYQDFYKKYDAVKDFQEMYQAGVFQYENK; via the exons ATGTCTGCTCCGGTTTTGGCGAAGCCGCAGCTGCGAGGCCTCCTGGCCAAGCGCCTGCGATTTCATATCATCGCAGCGTTTATTCTGTCCTTGGGATGTGCTAACTTGTATAAG tttgGAGTAGCTGAACCCAGGAAGAAGGCATATCAGGATTTCTATAAAAAGTATGATGCCGTGAAAGATTTTCAAGAGATGTATCAGGCCGGTGTCTTTcagtatgaaaataaataa